In Streptomyces sp. NBC_00091, the following proteins share a genomic window:
- the uvrA gene encoding excinuclease ABC subunit UvrA, whose protein sequence is MTDRLIVRGAREHNLKNVSLDLPRDSLIVFTGLSGSGKSSLAFDTIFAEGQRRYVESLSSYARQFLGQMDKPDVDFIEGLSPAVSIDQKSTSRNPRSTVGTITEVYDYLRLLFARIGKPHCPECRRPISRQSPQAIVDKVLALPEGSRFQVLSPLVRERKGEFVDLFADLQTKGYSRARVDGETIQLSEPPTLKKQEKHTIEVVVDRLTVKDSAKRRLTDSVETALGLSGGMVILDFVDLAEDDPERERMYSEHLYCPYDDLSFEELEPRSFSFNSPFGACPECTGIGTRMEVDPELIVPDEDKSLDEGAVSPWSLGHTKDYFQRLVGALAGELGFRTDIPWAGLPLRARKALLYGHKTQIEVRYRNRYGRERAYTTAFEGAVPFVKRRHAESESDASRERFEGYMREVPCPTCEGTRLKPIVLAVTVMERSIAEVAAMSISECAEFLGQLRLDARDKKIAERVLKEVNERLRFLVDVGLDYLSLNRAAGTLSGGEAQRIRLATQIGSGLVGVLYVLDEPSIGLHQRDNHRLIETLVRLRDMGNTLIVVEHDEDTIKVADWVVDIGPGAGEHGGKIVHSGSLKDLLANGESMTGQYLAGKKSIAIPDVRRPVNGERKLIVRGAKENNLQDIDVAFPLGVFTAVTGVSGSGKSTLVNDILYTHLARELNGARSVPGRHTRVDGDDLVDKVVHVDQSPIGRTPRSNPATYTGVFDHVRKLFAETMEAKVRGYLPGRFSFNVKGGRCENCSGDGTIKIEMNFLPDVYVPCEVCHGDRYNRETLEVHYKGKSIAEVLNMPIEEALDFFEAVPTIARHLRTLNEVGLGYVRLGQSAPTLSGGEAQRVKLASELQKRSTGRTVYVLDEPTTGLHFEDISKLIKVLSGLVDKGNSVIVIEHNLDVIKTADWVVDMGPEGGYGGGLVVAEGTPEQVASVGASHTGKFLRDILGAERVSDAGAPPAPVTVKKRAAAKKAAPAKKTVRARKA, encoded by the coding sequence GTGACCGACCGTCTCATCGTTCGTGGCGCTCGCGAGCACAACCTGAAGAACGTCTCGCTCGACCTGCCCCGCGATTCCCTCATCGTCTTCACCGGACTCTCCGGCTCGGGCAAGTCCTCCCTGGCCTTCGACACGATCTTCGCCGAGGGCCAGCGCCGCTACGTCGAGTCGCTCTCCTCCTACGCCCGCCAGTTCCTGGGGCAGATGGACAAGCCCGACGTCGACTTCATCGAGGGCCTCTCCCCGGCCGTCTCGATCGACCAGAAGTCGACCTCGCGCAACCCCCGCTCCACCGTCGGCACCATCACCGAGGTCTACGACTACCTCCGCCTGCTCTTCGCCCGCATCGGCAAGCCGCACTGCCCCGAGTGCCGCCGCCCGATCTCCCGGCAGTCGCCGCAGGCGATCGTCGACAAGGTGCTCGCCCTCCCCGAGGGCAGCCGCTTCCAGGTGCTGTCGCCGCTGGTCCGCGAGCGCAAGGGCGAGTTCGTCGACCTCTTCGCCGACCTCCAGACCAAGGGCTACAGCCGGGCGCGGGTGGACGGGGAGACCATCCAGCTCTCCGAGCCCCCCACGCTGAAGAAGCAGGAGAAGCACACCATCGAGGTGGTCGTCGACCGCCTCACCGTCAAGGACAGCGCCAAGCGCCGGCTCACCGACTCCGTCGAGACCGCGCTGGGCCTCTCCGGCGGCATGGTGATCCTGGACTTCGTCGACCTCGCCGAGGACGACCCCGAGCGTGAGCGGATGTACTCCGAGCACCTCTACTGCCCGTACGACGACCTCTCCTTCGAGGAGCTGGAGCCGCGCTCCTTCTCCTTCAACTCGCCCTTCGGCGCCTGCCCCGAGTGCACCGGCATCGGTACGCGCATGGAGGTCGACCCGGAGCTGATCGTCCCGGACGAGGACAAGTCCCTGGACGAAGGCGCGGTCTCCCCGTGGTCGCTCGGCCACACCAAGGACTACTTCCAGCGGCTGGTCGGCGCGCTCGCCGGGGAGCTGGGCTTCCGGACCGACATCCCGTGGGCCGGGCTGCCGCTGCGCGCCAGGAAGGCCCTGCTGTACGGGCACAAGACCCAGATCGAGGTCCGCTACCGCAACCGGTACGGCCGCGAGCGGGCGTACACGACGGCCTTCGAGGGCGCCGTGCCCTTCGTCAAGCGCCGGCACGCCGAGTCCGAGAGCGACGCCAGCCGCGAGCGCTTCGAGGGCTACATGCGCGAGGTGCCCTGCCCGACCTGTGAGGGCACCCGGCTCAAGCCGATCGTGCTCGCGGTGACGGTGATGGAGCGGTCCATCGCCGAGGTGGCCGCGATGTCGATCAGCGAGTGCGCGGAGTTCCTGGGGCAGCTGCGGCTCGACGCCCGCGACAAGAAGATCGCCGAGCGGGTCCTCAAGGAGGTCAACGAGCGGCTGCGCTTCCTCGTGGACGTGGGCCTGGACTACCTCTCGCTGAACCGCGCCGCGGGCACCCTGTCGGGCGGCGAGGCCCAGCGCATCCGGCTGGCCACGCAGATCGGCTCCGGCCTGGTCGGCGTGCTGTACGTGCTGGACGAGCCGTCCATCGGCCTGCACCAGCGGGACAACCACCGGCTGATCGAGACGCTGGTGCGGCTGCGGGACATGGGCAACACGCTCATCGTGGTCGAGCACGACGAGGACACCATCAAGGTGGCCGACTGGGTCGTGGACATCGGCCCCGGTGCGGGCGAGCACGGCGGGAAGATCGTGCACAGCGGGTCGCTGAAGGATCTGCTGGCGAACGGCGAGTCGATGACCGGGCAGTACCTGGCCGGCAAGAAGTCGATCGCCATCCCGGACGTCCGCCGCCCGGTGAACGGTGAGCGAAAGCTGATCGTGCGCGGCGCGAAGGAGAACAACCTCCAGGACATCGACGTGGCGTTCCCGCTGGGCGTGTTCACGGCGGTGACCGGTGTCTCCGGCTCGGGCAAGTCGACGCTGGTCAACGACATCCTGTACACGCACCTGGCCCGCGAGCTGAACGGCGCCCGGTCGGTGCCGGGGCGCCACACCAGGGTGGACGGCGACGACCTGGTCGACAAGGTCGTCCATGTCGACCAGTCGCCGATCGGCCGGACGCCGCGGTCCAACCCGGCGACGTACACGGGCGTCTTCGACCACGTGCGCAAGCTCTTCGCGGAGACCATGGAGGCGAAGGTGCGCGGCTACCTGCCGGGCCGCTTCTCCTTCAACGTCAAGGGCGGCCGGTGCGAGAACTGCTCCGGCGACGGCACCATCAAGATCGAGATGAACTTCCTGCCGGACGTGTACGTCCCGTGCGAGGTGTGCCACGGCGACCGGTACAACCGGGAGACGCTGGAGGTGCACTACAAGGGCAAGTCCATCGCCGAAGTGCTGAACATGCCGATCGAGGAGGCGCTGGACTTCTTCGAGGCGGTGCCGACGATCGCGCGGCACCTGCGCACGCTGAACGAGGTGGGGCTGGGGTACGTCCGCCTCGGCCAGTCCGCGCCGACCCTGTCGGGCGGTGAGGCGCAGCGCGTGAAGCTGGCTTCGGAGCTGCAGAAGCGGTCGACGGGCCGGACGGTGTACGTACTGGACGAGCCGACGACGGGCCTGCACTTCGAGGACATCAGCAAGCTCATCAAGGTGCTGTCCGGCCTGGTGGACAAGGGGAACTCGGTGATCGTCATCGAGCACAACCTGGATGTCATCAAGACCGCGGACTGGGTCGTGGACATGGGCCCCGAGGGCGGGTACGGCGGCGGCCTGGTGGTGGCCGAGGGCACCCCGGAGCAGGTCGCGTCGGTGGGCGCCAGCCACACCGGCAAGTTCCTGCGCGACATCCTGGGGGCGGAGCGGGTGTCGGACGCCGGTGCGCCGCCGGCGCCGGTGACGGTGAAGAAGCGTGCGGCGGCGAAGAAGGCCGCCCCGGCCAAGAAGACGGTCCGCGCCCGCAAGGCGTAG